AGAACAAGGGGGTGAGATGTGGGCTTGCAGGGCACAGGCCGCTTGGGGGGAGccgaggactcctgggttctctccctggttccAGGAGCGAGTGGGGTCTAGTGCttacagcagggggtggggctgggagctaggactcctgggttctctccctggctctgggaagggagtagggTCCAGTGGTTGGAGAGCTGggagccggactcctgggttctctccccatctccctgCTACCCCCTGGTGGTTTGCTGACACAGCCACCTCAGCCCCGCAGGCGAAGGCAGGGCACAAGGGCGGTTATGAAGCCTGCAGACCATGATCTGGGCGGATGGTGCCAACTCCGGGGTGGGTTGTGTCCAGGCCCCCCACTGCATGGCGGCTCAGAGCAACACAGCCGCTTGCAACTGACGTCCTCATGGTGAGGTTCCACCTTGCAGCCCCGTGTCTTGTCTGTGCTGGCTGGGCCACTCGCTCCCGGCTGTACCCATACACCTGTACTCACCCCCCCAGTGCCGGCTGGGCCACTGGCTCCCGGCTGTACCCATACGCCTGTACTCACCCCCCCAGCGCCGGCTGGGCCCCTCGCTCCCGGCTGTACCCATACGCCTGTACTCACCCCCCCAGCGCCGGCTGGGCCACTGGCTCCCGGCCGTACCCATACACCTGTACTCACCCCCCCAGCGCCGGCTGGGCCACTGGCTCCCGGCTGTACCCATACACCTGTACTCACCCCCCCAGCGCCGGCTGGGCCACTGGCTCCCGGCCGTACCCATACGGCTGTACTCACCCCCCCAGCGCCGGCTGGGCCACTGGCTCCCGGCCGTACCCATACACCTGTACTCACCCACCCAGCGCCGGCTGGGCCACTCGCTCCCGGCTGTACCCATACACCTGTACTCACCCCCCCAGCGCCGGCTGGGCCACTCGCTCCCGGCTGTACCCATACACCTGTACTCACCCCCCCAGTGCCGGCTGGGCCACTGGCTCCCGGCTGTACCCATACGCCTGTACTCACCCCCCCAGCGCCGGCTGGGCCCCTCGCTCCCGGCTGTACCCATACGCCTGTACTCACCCCCCCAGCGCCGGCTGGGCCACTGGCTCCCGGCCGTACCCATACACCTGTACTCACCCCCCCAGCGCCGGCTGGGCCACTCGCTCCCGGCTGTACCCATACACCTGTACTCACCCCCCCAGCGCCGGCTGGGCCACTGGCTCCCGGCCGTACCCATACGGCTGTACTCACCCCCCCAGCGCCGGCTGGGCCCCTGGCTCCCGGCCGTACCCATACGCCTGTACTCACCCCCCCAGTGCCGGCTGGGCCACTGGCTCCCGGCCGTACCCATACGGCTGTACTCACCCCCCCAGCGCCGGCTGGGCCCCTGGCTCCCGGCCGCACCCATACGGCTGTACTCACCCCCCCAGCGCCGGCTGGGCCCCTGGCTCCCGGCCGCACCCATACGCCTGTACTCACCCCCCCAGCGCCGGCTGGGCCACTGGCTCCCGGCCGTACCCATACGGCTGTACTCACCCCCCCAGCGCCGGCTGGGCCCCTGGCTCCCGGCCGTACCCATACGCCTGTACTCACCCCCCCAGCGCCGGCTGGGCCACTGGCTCCCGGCCGTACCCATACGGCTGTACTCACCCCCCCAGCGCCGGCTGGGCCCCTGGCTCCCGGCCGCACCCATACGCCTGTACTCACCCCCCCAGCGCCGGCTGGGCCACTGGCTCCCGGCCGTACCCATACGGCTGTACTCACCCCCCCAGCGCCGGCTGGGCCCCTGGCTCCCGGCCGCACCCATACGCCTGTACTCACCCCCCCAGTGCCGGCTGGGCCCCTCGCTCCCGGCCGTACCCATACGCCTGTACTCACCCCCCCAGTGCCAGCTGGGCCACTGGCTCCCGGCTGTACCCATACACCTGTACTCACCCCCCCAGTGCCGGCTGGGCCACTGGCTCCCGGCTGTACCCATACACTTGTACTCACCCCCCCAAACGCCGGCTGGGCCACTGGCTCCCGGCTGTACCCATACGCCTGTACTCACCCCCCAGCACCGGCTGGGCCACTCGCTCCCGGCTGTACCCATGCGCCTGTACTCATACCCCCAGCGCCGGCTGGGCCGCTCGCTCCCGGCTGTACCCATGGGCCTGTACTTACCCCCCAGCACCGGCTGGGCCACTCGCTCCCGGCTGTACCCATGCGCCTGTACTCATACCCCCAGCGCCGGCTGGGCCACTGGCTCCCGGCTGCACCCATGCGCCTGTACTCACCCCCCCAACGCCGGCTGGGCCGCTCGCTCCCTGCTCCATTCACCCCCGCAGCGGTGGCTGGGACAGTCGCTCCCTGCTCCATTCACCCCCCCAGCGCTGGCTGGGCCACTCACTCCCTGCTCCATTCACCCCCCCAGCGGTGGCTGGGACAGTCGCTCCCTGCTCCATTCACCCCCCCAGCGGTGGCTCATGTCCGGCTCGCCCCATGCTGCAGATCACACCGGGCCCAACCCGTCCTCAGTTCCCACTCCCCCAATGGTGGGGTCAAGCATTACTGGCCAGCCTCTGGCAGGCAAATGAGAAAACGCTTCCAGCTGGTGGCCGATGCCCCAGTGAGGTCCCTCTGGGGACCTGCCACGCAGCCAGCTTTTGCCCTCAGGAACAGCTGCACTGGCAGAGACTCCTTGCTCGTCACCAGCTGGCACTGAGCCTTGGCACGAGGCATTACACTGGGCAGTGCCACAATACTCCCTGGAGACCAGCGCTGGGCAGGGGTCAGGTGGGGATTTACAGCTGGCAGGGGCAGCCCCTCAGGCAGTAAAGCGGGTACCAACCATGCACCGGCGCTGGGGGTACCTTGGCACTGCAGATCTTGACTGCCCCCATCGGTGATGTTCCCTGTGCCTCCCCCTGCCTTCCTGGGAGGGCAAAGAACTCAGGTCAGAGCAGtgctcctggcccccagcctgccccaccccgGATTCCCCGAGCCAGGCTCACCCCCAAGCTGGGGCGGGCTGatgtccaggaagtgggtggCACAGGCTGAGCTCACTGGTGGACCAGCCTaggactgcccctcccccccccaaatgaTGACACACTCCAGCCGTGGGGCAGAAACAAGCTTTATAGGGAACCAGCAGGGTCCACGCGCCATGGgcccccccagccaccccatgGCCCTACCACCCCGTTATAGGCCATGCCCTCTGCCACGTGCAGTTAGTCCAGCCACGCCCCTTCCTTTGTAACCTATGGGGAACCCCCGTGGCCActgcaggccccccccagccccctcacgCTCAGGCGGCCCCGTCCCCCTGCGGGTCCCCGCGGTACTGGGCGTGGAGCTGGGCCACGTCGTCGGTGGAGACGCGGACCCAGCCGTCCCGCTGGACATGGTACAGGTTGACCTCGCCCCCGGAGTAGGCGTCGCGGTAGGTGGCCTGGTAGATGGCGCGCCGGGCCAGGTCGTACGCCTCCTCGGCCGGCATGTCGGGCGCGTAGCCACGGTCCAGCACCCCGTAGGCGTACACTGAGCCCGAGCCCACGGAGAACGCCGTGCCCGAGAGGCGGTTCCCCTCGCTGTCCACGTAGTACAGACCTGAGGAGAGAGGTGGGGTCACTGCAGGGTCCCTCCAGAGATGgggtcccccttccccccccactgtgcagcccaaggggaggggATGTGGCAAGGAGGGTCCCCTGGAAGGGATAGACAAGGGGATCACCCCAAGTCCCAAGGGGAAGGTTAGGGCCAGTGAATGCAGGGAGAGGgagttggggagggaggagacacagggaGGGGCTAGGTGCACTGGGGCAcccgggtggggctggggagacaaggagggggctggggagacacagggagggtgctgggtgccctggggcccccgggggggctggggagacatagggagggggctgggtgctctggggcccccgggggggctggggagacacagggagggggctgggtgctcCGGGGCCCCCGGGGGGCCCTCACCTGGGCCCCGCTTGTCCCAGCCGCAGATCATGGTGCCCAtgtgcagccccagccccttgtACTGATACACCATGTTGGCCAGCAGCTTGGAGGCGGCGGCCACGGAGATTCGCTCCTTGTTGCGCAGCTGGTAGATGCGGCACTGCCGGGCCAGCAGCCGCCCCCAGAAGCTGCAGTCGGCGGCGCCGCCCGCGATGGTGCCCAGCAGGTAGGGGTTGATCTCGATCACCTTCTTCACCGTCTGCGAGGCCACGTAGGAGCCGGCCGTGGCCCGGGAGTCCACCGCCACCACCACACCCTCCTGGAACTGGGGAGGGGGGTCACAGGGCGCTGAGCACGTCCCCCCCGAGCACGGTGCCGCCCACCCACACACCACGCCCCCCTggaactggggaggggggggtcacAGGGCGATGAGCATGTCCCccccgagcacggtgccccccacccacacaccatgCCCTCCTGGAACTGGGGAGGGGGGTCACAGGGCGCTGAGCAAGTCCCCCCCGAGCatggtgccccccacccccacaccacaCCCTCCTGGAACTGGGGGGGCACAGGGCGCTGAGCTGGGGGCACGTCCCCCCCGAGCACGgtgccacccacccacacctggaactgggggagggggggtcacagTGAGCTGGGGGTACGTCCCCCCAGAGCACGGTGCCCCCCACACCACGCCCTCCtggaactgggggaggggggtcagggggcACCAGCTGGGGCACAGCCCCCCCCGAGGATGGCAGCCCCACTCCTGCAGCCTCGCTCCGCCCCAACACGGAGCAGACCCCCCCATCACTGGGCCCCCCCGCGGACTCCGCTGCAGGGCGGCTGGGCTGCACCACGTGCGGGGGCGCCCCCTAACCCCCCCGGAGTctgtccccagccccctcctcctaTGGGGGGGCCGCCCGCCCCGCCCACCT
Above is a genomic segment from Gopherus flavomarginatus isolate rGopFla2 chromosome 11, rGopFla2.mat.asm, whole genome shotgun sequence containing:
- the PSMB5 gene encoding proteasome subunit beta type-5 — its product is MALASLLPPELPVNRPGFFGLAGRCELQAPGLRPAPGPPGLAPPAWGLPAAGDAGIELLHGTTTLAFKFQEGVVVAVDSRATAGSYVASQTVKKVIEINPYLLGTIAGGAADCSFWGRLLARQCRIYQLRNKERISVAAASKLLANMVYQYKGLGLHMGTMICGWDKRGPGLYYVDSEGNRLSGTAFSVGSGSVYAYGVLDRGYAPDMPAEEAYDLARRAIYQATYRDAYSGGEVNLYHVQRDGWVRVSTDDVAQLHAQYRGDPQGDGAA